A region of Moorena producens PAL-8-15-08-1 DNA encodes the following proteins:
- a CDS encoding universal stress protein, protein MSLFATDRVLVPIDFSETSFEALEKTIDFVKDASHLYVIHVLPPLNPGEPGVMWRTVDSQTRKSHVEKVLYERFKEPQYQGIHVQITIGNPASNREITSES, encoded by the coding sequence ATGAGCTTATTTGCCACGGACCGTGTACTTGTACCCATTGATTTTTCTGAAACCTCCTTTGAGGCTTTAGAAAAAACAATAGACTTTGTCAAGGATGCATCTCATCTATACGTTATCCATGTCCTACCCCCTCTCAACCCTGGTGAACCGGGAGTGATGTGGCGTACAGTAGATAGCCAGACCCGTAAATCCCATGTGGAAAAGGTACTTTATGAAAGATTCAAGGAACCTCAATACCAAGGCATTCATGTCCAGATCACCATCGGAAATCCTGCCTCAAACAGAGAAATAACGAGCGAGAGTTAG
- a CDS encoding RNA-guided endonuclease InsQ/TnpB family protein, giving the protein MYGCQQHLITTTPENQAVIEFICSEANKLTNCGIYYCRQMLFKVGKYLNNAELDKIMKSNVHFKAMRSACAQQTLHGVIESFKSYKVLNKLYDKGQLTDKPRVPKYRKKGGLAVVSYPARWVKLVKGQLKFPLGKQMKAWFGIDHFLLPMPSNIDFNTIKEYRFVPRNSCFYLEFVYDRPSPDPVIPTSNVLGIDPGLNNWLTCVSNVGKSFIIDGRKVKSQNQWYNKRVTAIKKGRPQDYWDKRLASLTEKRNRQMRDNVNKAARFIVNWCQRHQINTVVFGWNKRNKDSINIGKKNNQQFVQIPTAKLKNRIEQLCIEYGIKFVETEESYTSKASFLDNDFLPVLGAKPVRVACAKAQGWEASGKRVKRGLYRSGKSELINADCNGAGNILRKVVTQLGFPLAEVSRAALNLPQRYRLNYLSRSYREASRSVVLTREATSA; this is encoded by the coding sequence ATGTATGGCTGTCAGCAACATTTAATAACTACAACACCTGAGAATCAAGCAGTTATAGAGTTCATCTGCTCAGAGGCCAACAAGCTGACCAATTGCGGAATATATTATTGCCGTCAAATGTTGTTTAAGGTTGGCAAATATCTCAATAACGCAGAATTGGACAAAATAATGAAGAGCAATGTCCATTTTAAAGCGATGAGATCAGCTTGTGCCCAACAGACATTACATGGAGTTATTGAGTCTTTCAAGTCTTACAAAGTCCTCAATAAGTTGTATGACAAAGGGCAATTGACTGACAAGCCTAGAGTCCCAAAGTACCGCAAAAAGGGAGGTCTAGCTGTAGTTAGTTATCCCGCTCGGTGGGTGAAACTAGTAAAAGGTCAACTCAAATTTCCCTTAGGGAAGCAGATGAAAGCCTGGTTTGGGATTGACCATTTTTTACTGCCAATGCCATCTAATATTGATTTCAATACAATCAAAGAATATCGGTTTGTCCCTAGGAATAGCTGTTTTTATTTGGAGTTTGTATATGATAGGCCAAGTCCTGACCCAGTAATACCGACAAGTAATGTTTTAGGTATCGACCCAGGTCTCAACAACTGGTTAACCTGTGTCTCTAACGTGGGGAAGTCTTTCATTATAGATGGCAGAAAAGTCAAATCTCAGAATCAGTGGTACAACAAGCGTGTTACCGCGATCAAAAAAGGAAGACCTCAAGACTACTGGGATAAACGATTGGCTTCTTTGACCGAAAAGCGCAACCGACAAATGCGCGATAACGTGAACAAAGCTGCTAGATTTATTGTTAACTGGTGTCAAAGACACCAAATCAACACAGTAGTTTTTGGCTGGAACAAGCGTAACAAAGACAGCATTAATATTGGAAAAAAGAATAATCAGCAGTTTGTGCAAATTCCTACTGCTAAGTTAAAGAATAGAATTGAACAACTGTGCATTGAATACGGCATTAAGTTTGTCGAAACCGAAGAGAGTTATACGAGCAAAGCTAGTTTTTTAGATAATGACTTCCTACCTGTGCTTGGCGCGAAACCTGTTCGCGTAGCGTGCGCCAAAGCGCAGGGGTGGGAGGCAAGTGGAAAGCGAGTAAAGCGTGGACTTTATCGGTCTGGAAAAAGCGAACTGATAAATGCTGACTGCAACGGAGCTGGCAATATTTTAAGAAAAGTAGTGACACAGCTAGGGTTTCCCCTAGCCGAGGTCAGTAGAGCAGCATTGAACCTGCCACAACGATACAGACTGAATTATCTTTCTAGATCGTATCGTGAAGCGTCACGGAGCGTGGTTTTAACCCGCGAAGCGACATCGGCTTAG
- the rpmA gene encoding 50S ribosomal protein L27, whose translation MAHKKGTGSTRNGRDSNSKRLGVKRYGGQFVKAGNILVRQRGTKFHPGTNVGRGGDDTLFAIADGIVTFERRGKSQKKVSVYPVETEASA comes from the coding sequence ATGGCTCATAAGAAAGGAACAGGAAGTACTCGTAACGGTCGTGACTCGAATTCTAAACGCCTAGGGGTCAAGCGCTACGGTGGTCAGTTTGTGAAGGCTGGCAACATCTTGGTACGTCAGCGAGGTACTAAGTTTCATCCTGGTACCAATGTTGGTCGTGGCGGTGATGACACCCTATTTGCAATAGCTGATGGCATAGTCACTTTTGAAAGAAGGGGTAAAAGCCAAAAAAAAGTCAGCGTTTACCCGGTTGAAACCGAAGCATCAGCTTAG
- the rplU gene encoding 50S ribosomal protein L21, with translation MTYAIIETGGKQLRVEPGRFYDIELLHVEPEQNVTIDKVLFVNHDGEISIGQPLVEGATVQGTVMRHFRDRKIIVYKMQPKKKTRKKRGHRQEKTRLMIDAISMNGSVLASVSKAEEAPVSAETAPEAPATEAPATEAPATEAPATQESSETAAE, from the coding sequence ATGACCTACGCAATTATCGAAACTGGTGGTAAGCAACTGCGAGTAGAACCCGGTCGCTTTTACGACATCGAACTACTGCACGTTGAACCAGAGCAAAATGTCACCATCGACAAAGTCCTGTTCGTTAATCATGATGGTGAAATCAGCATCGGTCAGCCCTTAGTTGAAGGAGCAACCGTACAAGGAACGGTGATGCGACACTTTCGCGATCGCAAAATCATCGTCTACAAAATGCAGCCCAAGAAGAAAACTCGCAAGAAGCGGGGACACAGACAGGAAAAAACCCGTCTGATGATTGATGCTATTAGTATGAATGGTTCTGTGCTCGCCTCGGTTTCCAAAGCAGAGGAAGCACCAGTCTCAGCAGAAACTGCCCCTGAAGCACCAGCAACTGAAGCACCAGCAACTGAAGCACCAGCAACTGAAGCACCAGCAACTCAGGAATCCTCTGAAACTGCTGCGGAATAG
- a CDS encoding sulfotransferase family 2 domain-containing protein: MAMICRKYGLLYLMAPRTGCTAVEDVLEKKLEGELVPAQDILDANGKFLMHRRHHSLREMFRRNLLTEKEAASYLKFSCIRNPFDSLASDYVKRASKYQHFIADSTSWVHRLPGYIEDMEFCKTHSFNDWIEKHYGSIYGNGLKRTVQSLVRNTNRNRVKQFLGLPAEPYTLYGNYTKGMDTVMRFETLQDDFDRVLDKAGVPFKVQIPVINKTEERKKNYREYYNERSRKIVQYVFNKEIKRYGYEF; this comes from the coding sequence ATGGCAATGATTTGCCGTAAATACGGCTTACTCTACCTGATGGCACCGCGAACTGGTTGCACAGCAGTAGAAGATGTCCTGGAAAAAAAGCTAGAAGGCGAACTAGTCCCCGCCCAAGACATCCTAGACGCCAACGGAAAATTTTTGATGCACAGAAGACATCATTCTCTACGAGAGATGTTCAGACGTAATCTTTTGACAGAAAAAGAGGCAGCATCTTATCTAAAATTTAGTTGTATTCGCAACCCTTTTGACAGTTTAGCTTCCGACTATGTAAAAAGAGCCTCAAAATACCAACACTTTATCGCTGACTCTACATCATGGGTTCACCGTCTACCGGGTTATATAGAAGACATGGAATTTTGCAAAACCCATTCATTTAATGATTGGATTGAGAAACACTATGGCTCTATTTACGGAAATGGACTGAAACGAACCGTTCAATCCCTGGTTCGGAATACTAATCGAAACCGAGTTAAACAGTTTCTAGGTCTTCCAGCTGAACCGTATACACTCTACGGAAACTATACCAAAGGTATGGATACTGTGATGCGTTTTGAAACTCTTCAGGATGATTTTGACAGAGTCCTGGATAAAGCTGGAGTGCCCTTCAAAGTCCAAATACCAGTGATCAACAAAACCGAAGAAAGAAAGAAAAACTATCGAGAGTACTATAATGAGCGATCGCGAAAAATTGTCCAGTACGTTTTTAACAAAGAAATAAAGCGCTACGGTTACGAATTTTGA
- the aroF gene encoding 3-deoxy-7-phosphoheptulonate synthase — MIVVMKVGSPEVEVTRLSQELSQWGLTPEKIVGKHKVVLGLVGDTASLDPLQIQEISPWIEQVLRVEQPFKRASRQYRHGEASEVLVPTPNGPVVFGEHHPLVIVAGPCSVENEDMIVETARRVKASGAKFLRGGAYKPRTSPYSFQGHGESALDLLAKAREASGLGIITEVMDTADVDKIGTVADVLQVGARNMQNFALLKKVGAQDKPVLLKRGMSATIDEWLMAAEYILAAGNSNVILCERGIRTFDRKYSRNTLDLSVLPVLRLLTHLPIMIDPSHGTGKSEYVPAMAKAAIAAGTDSLMIEVHPNPAKALSDGPQSLTPNRFDELVKELAVIGQAVGRWPQSAVAVASH, encoded by the coding sequence ATGATAGTAGTCATGAAGGTAGGCTCTCCAGAAGTCGAGGTGACTCGCCTTAGCCAGGAACTTAGTCAATGGGGGCTGACTCCAGAAAAAATTGTTGGTAAGCATAAAGTGGTGTTGGGTCTCGTCGGTGACACCGCTTCTTTAGACCCCCTACAAATTCAGGAAATTAGTCCGTGGATAGAACAGGTACTGCGGGTAGAGCAACCGTTTAAACGGGCTAGCCGTCAGTATCGTCACGGGGAAGCCAGTGAGGTGCTAGTGCCAACGCCCAATGGGCCAGTGGTATTCGGTGAACACCATCCCTTGGTGATTGTTGCTGGTCCGTGCTCCGTGGAAAACGAGGACATGATCGTGGAAACAGCACGCAGGGTTAAGGCATCAGGAGCAAAGTTCTTGCGGGGAGGTGCCTACAAACCCCGGACATCCCCCTATTCCTTCCAGGGTCATGGGGAAAGTGCCTTGGATTTGCTAGCCAAGGCACGGGAAGCAAGTGGCTTGGGCATCATTACCGAAGTGATGGACACGGCTGATGTGGATAAAATTGGTACGGTAGCAGATGTTCTGCAAGTTGGTGCCCGTAATATGCAGAATTTCGCCCTACTGAAAAAAGTGGGGGCTCAAGATAAGCCAGTACTCCTGAAGCGGGGCATGTCAGCAACTATTGATGAGTGGTTGATGGCTGCTGAATATATCCTAGCAGCGGGCAATTCTAATGTGATTCTTTGTGAACGGGGAATTCGGACATTTGACCGTAAATACAGCCGGAATACCCTAGATCTTTCAGTACTGCCAGTCTTACGACTCCTAACTCACTTGCCGATTATGATTGACCCCAGTCACGGCACAGGGAAGTCTGAATATGTTCCAGCTATGGCAAAAGCTGCGATCGCAGCTGGAACTGATTCGTTGATGATCGAAGTTCACCCCAACCCCGCTAAAGCTCTGTCTGATGGACCACAATCCTTGACACCGAATCGGTTTGATGAGTTGGTGAAAGAATTGGCGGTAATCGGTCAAGCCGTAGGGCGTTGGCCTCAATCTGCTGTGGCTGTTGCTAGTCATTAG
- a CDS encoding alanine/glycine:cation symporter family protein: MRLDHIFFNLPTLALAANNSVLTNLTAIVNQILNGISNVLFFSISGMPLIVLWLVCGSLFFTFRMNFINIWGFRHAIDIALGKYEQPNQNGEISSFQALSTALSAGVGLGSIGGVAFAISIGGPGAAFWMTLAGLLAMSSKFVECTLAQKYRVVRPDGTIAGGPMYYLSAGLAEMGYQKLGKIVSLLFCIFAIAGSFGGSSMFQANQSFEVMASVVPWLMNRGWLYGLILVALVTLVIIGGIQRIGLVAGTIVPVMCGIYILTSLWILIVNFSSIPSAIETIVTEAFSPQAVEGGLIGVLVQGLRRSTFTNEAGIGTSAIAHAAARTEEPVREGIIALLEPFIVTVVICNMTSLVIVITGVYKNSEFAEFGGAEMTAAAFGSVISWFPILLAISVFFFAFSTMISWSYYGEICWDYLFGSRTLIVYKVLFLITIFIGAVANPEAVINFSDSMLFSMGLPNLFGAYFLCSKVATELKDYRDRLNAGKIVPVTQSS, encoded by the coding sequence TTGAGACTAGATCATATTTTTTTCAATTTACCCACTCTAGCTCTAGCAGCAAACAACTCGGTTCTAACTAACCTCACCGCTATTGTTAACCAAATCTTAAATGGCATATCCAATGTACTCTTCTTTAGCATCAGTGGTATGCCACTGATTGTCTTGTGGCTAGTCTGTGGTAGCCTATTCTTCACCTTCCGGATGAACTTCATAAACATCTGGGGATTTCGACACGCCATTGATATAGCCTTAGGCAAATACGAGCAACCCAACCAAAACGGTGAAATCTCTTCCTTTCAAGCTCTATCAACTGCCCTATCCGCTGGTGTTGGACTCGGTAGCATTGGCGGTGTTGCCTTTGCCATCAGTATCGGAGGACCAGGAGCTGCGTTCTGGATGACCCTTGCGGGGTTATTGGCCATGAGCAGTAAATTTGTAGAATGTACCCTGGCTCAAAAATATCGAGTGGTCAGACCAGACGGAACTATAGCTGGTGGTCCAATGTATTACCTCTCGGCTGGTTTAGCGGAAATGGGATATCAAAAACTCGGCAAAATTGTCAGCCTGCTCTTCTGTATCTTTGCCATTGCTGGGTCATTTGGTGGTTCGAGCATGTTTCAAGCTAACCAATCCTTTGAAGTAATGGCCAGCGTAGTCCCCTGGCTGATGAATCGAGGCTGGCTTTATGGGTTAATTCTGGTTGCCCTAGTGACATTGGTGATTATTGGTGGCATTCAACGTATTGGCTTAGTGGCTGGTACCATCGTACCCGTCATGTGTGGGATCTACATTTTGACATCCCTCTGGATTCTGATTGTCAATTTTTCCAGCATCCCATCTGCAATCGAAACTATTGTGACAGAAGCCTTCTCTCCCCAAGCCGTTGAGGGAGGTTTGATTGGGGTGTTAGTACAGGGATTAAGGCGTTCAACCTTTACTAATGAGGCAGGTATTGGTACATCTGCCATTGCTCACGCCGCTGCCAGGACTGAGGAACCAGTGCGAGAAGGCATTATAGCCCTACTCGAACCCTTTATTGTTACTGTGGTCATCTGCAATATGACTTCTCTAGTAATAGTCATCACTGGAGTATACAAAAATTCTGAGTTTGCTGAGTTCGGTGGTGCCGAAATGACCGCCGCTGCTTTTGGTAGTGTCATTAGTTGGTTTCCCATCCTCCTAGCAATATCTGTGTTCTTTTTTGCTTTCTCTACTATGATTTCATGGAGTTACTATGGTGAAATCTGTTGGGATTATTTGTTTGGTTCGAGAACGTTAATTGTCTACAAAGTATTATTTTTGATCACCATCTTTATTGGAGCTGTGGCTAATCCAGAAGCAGTCATTAATTTCAGTGATAGTATGCTTTTTTCTATGGGTTTACCTAATCTTTTCGGTGCTTACTTCCTCTGTAGCAAAGTAGCCACTGAACTTAAAGACTATAGGGATCGCTTAAATGCTGGAAAAATAGTTCCCGTAACTCAATCTTCCTAG
- the ruvX gene encoding Holliday junction resolvase RuvX translates to MERISALGLDLGSKRIGVAGCDGTGLIATGLTTIERTSFQRDVDQLRELVETREVQVLVVGLPYSMDGTLGFQARKVQKLARRLATALQLPLEYIDERLTSWEAESRLKASKRSLTHNKGLIDRHAAAIILQQWLDRRRSANHQNPPASEN, encoded by the coding sequence ATGGAAAGAATTTCAGCACTGGGATTGGATTTGGGAAGCAAACGTATTGGTGTGGCGGGTTGTGATGGGACTGGTTTGATTGCTACTGGTTTAACTACCATTGAGCGTACCTCCTTTCAACGGGATGTTGACCAACTGCGAGAGTTAGTTGAAACCAGAGAAGTGCAGGTACTGGTGGTAGGTTTACCTTATTCGATGGATGGAACCCTGGGTTTCCAGGCACGAAAGGTGCAAAAATTGGCTAGGCGATTAGCCACAGCACTTCAGCTGCCGCTAGAGTATATCGATGAACGGCTTACCTCTTGGGAGGCTGAATCGCGACTCAAGGCGAGTAAGCGATCGCTTACCCACAATAAAGGACTGATTGACCGTCACGCTGCTGCTATCATCCTACAACAGTGGTTAGATAGGCGGCGCTCAGCTAACCATCAAAATCCCCCAGCCTCGGAGAATTGA
- a CDS encoding carbon-nitrogen hydrolase family protein, producing MKCYLAAAIQMTSSPDLEQNLVQAEELIDLAVRRGAELISLPENFSFLGTEEDKITHADAIAEQSEQFLKTMAQRFQVTILGGGFPVPVGSSKVYNTALLIGSSGNELARYHKAHLFDVNLPDGNTYRESETVKAGTELPKVYSSPEFGNLGLSVCYDVRFSELYRHLSQNGADVLFVPAAFTAYTGKDHWQVLLQARAIENTCYVIAPAQTGRHYAMRYTHGHAMIVDPWGVILADAGDTPGVAIAEIDPNRLQQVRQQMPCLEHRVFV from the coding sequence ATGAAGTGCTATCTTGCTGCTGCCATTCAAATGACTAGTTCCCCTGACCTAGAACAAAACCTAGTTCAGGCAGAAGAACTGATCGACCTAGCCGTGCGTCGTGGTGCTGAGCTGATCAGTTTACCAGAAAACTTTTCTTTTCTTGGTACAGAGGAAGACAAAATTACCCATGCTGATGCGATCGCAGAGCAAAGTGAGCAATTCCTAAAAACTATGGCGCAACGGTTCCAGGTCACGATCCTTGGTGGTGGCTTTCCGGTACCAGTGGGTAGTAGTAAAGTCTACAATACTGCCCTACTCATCGGTTCGAGTGGCAATGAACTAGCTCGCTACCATAAAGCTCATCTATTTGATGTTAACCTTCCTGATGGAAATACCTATCGAGAATCAGAGACAGTTAAGGCTGGAACTGAACTACCAAAGGTCTACTCGTCCCCAGAATTCGGCAATTTGGGACTATCTGTGTGTTACGATGTCCGATTTTCGGAACTCTACCGACACTTATCCCAGAATGGAGCGGATGTATTGTTTGTGCCTGCTGCCTTCACCGCCTACACTGGCAAAGACCATTGGCAAGTTCTGCTCCAAGCTAGAGCCATAGAAAACACTTGCTATGTGATTGCCCCAGCCCAAACTGGTCGTCACTATGCCATGCGCTACACCCATGGTCATGCTATGATAGTGGACCCTTGGGGGGTAATCTTGGCAGATGCTGGAGACACACCAGGAGTTGCGATCGCAGAAATTGACCCAAACCGTCTCCAACAAGTCCGCCAACAGATGCCTTGTCTAGAACACAGAGTATTTGTTTGA
- a CDS encoding PAM68 family protein has protein sequence MSTEPSRERLPFEPRQKRKKNPKAQNSSTNPQATPKEKPSQTTVKQDKKQDKKQDKPTAASNDSMAIPDVVSKRMVRRMALMCGIPSFLGIATFVVSYLLITQVGVELPHVAVILVSMGCFGLGVLGLSYGVLSASWEEDTPGTFFGWQEFTTNLGRLTSAWRAAKTKS, from the coding sequence ATGTCTACTGAACCGTCACGGGAGCGATTGCCTTTTGAACCACGTCAAAAGCGCAAAAAGAACCCTAAAGCCCAAAATTCATCAACAAATCCCCAAGCTACTCCAAAGGAAAAACCCAGTCAAACTACTGTCAAGCAAGATAAGAAGCAAGATAAGAAGCAAGATAAGCCAACGGCTGCCTCAAATGACTCAATGGCAATCCCCGATGTGGTCAGTAAACGGATGGTGCGTCGGATGGCTCTAATGTGTGGTATTCCCAGTTTCTTAGGGATAGCTACATTTGTGGTTAGCTATTTATTGATCACACAGGTTGGGGTAGAGTTACCCCATGTGGCAGTGATTCTGGTGAGTATGGGATGCTTTGGTCTAGGTGTGTTGGGGTTGAGCTATGGTGTTCTTTCTGCTTCGTGGGAGGAAGATACACCAGGAACCTTTTTTGGTTGGCAAGAGTTCACCACTAACCTAGGCAGATTGACATCAGCATGGCGTGCTGCTAAGACAAAGAGTTAA
- the rpsO gene encoding 30S ribosomal protein S15, whose protein sequence is MSLTQERKTEIINGYQVHETDTGSAEVQVAILTERINTLSLHLQSHKKDYSSRRGLLKMIGRRKRLLSYIRQDDQQRYKNLIERLGIRG, encoded by the coding sequence ATGAGTCTAACTCAAGAACGTAAAACTGAAATTATTAATGGCTACCAGGTTCATGAAACTGACACTGGTTCGGCAGAGGTGCAAGTGGCTATCCTGACTGAGCGTATCAATACATTGAGTCTCCATCTACAAAGCCACAAAAAAGATTACTCCTCTAGACGGGGATTATTAAAGATGATCGGTCGCCGCAAGCGCTTACTTAGCTATATTCGTCAAGACGATCAACAACGGTATAAAAACTTGATTGAGCGCTTAGGTATTCGGGGTTAG
- a CDS encoding CoB--CoM heterodisulfide reductase iron-sulfur subunit B family protein encodes MASATLKYAYFPGCVAQGACGELYQSTSALTQALGIELIELKKAACCGSGTFKEDSQLLEDTVNARNISLAEELNLPLLTHCSTCQGVIGHVDERLKEFQETDTGYVEKVNGLLKKEGCSPYKGTTEVKHLLWALVADYGMEALAAQVSRKLTGLKCAAFYGCYLLRAQTSIPYDDPVHPESMETVFRTVGATPVYYRGRTQCCGWPISSYATEQSFKMAGSHIQEALDAGADCMVTPCPLCHLNLDSRQPEVEKVIGRQLRLPVLHLPQLVALALGVSPKQLGLERHVVSTAPVLKKLGHT; translated from the coding sequence ATGGCATCTGCTACCCTCAAATATGCTTATTTCCCCGGCTGTGTTGCTCAAGGAGCCTGTGGAGAACTATACCAATCTACGTCAGCCTTAACCCAAGCGCTAGGAATTGAACTGATTGAGTTGAAAAAAGCTGCTTGTTGTGGTTCTGGAACCTTCAAAGAAGATTCCCAACTCCTAGAAGACACTGTTAACGCTCGCAACATCTCCCTAGCTGAGGAGCTGAATCTACCCCTGTTAACCCATTGCAGCACCTGTCAGGGAGTAATTGGTCATGTAGATGAGCGTTTAAAGGAATTCCAAGAGACCGACACCGGTTATGTGGAAAAAGTGAATGGCTTGCTGAAAAAAGAAGGCTGTTCTCCTTACAAAGGCACTACAGAAGTCAAGCATTTACTGTGGGCATTGGTGGCAGATTACGGCATGGAAGCCCTAGCAGCACAAGTGAGTCGCAAGCTAACTGGACTCAAGTGTGCTGCATTCTATGGTTGTTATTTGCTGCGAGCTCAGACATCCATCCCCTACGATGACCCAGTGCATCCAGAATCGATGGAAACTGTATTTCGCACCGTAGGAGCAACACCTGTATATTACCGAGGTCGTACTCAATGTTGTGGTTGGCCAATTTCTAGTTATGCCACAGAACAATCCTTCAAGATGGCAGGGAGCCATATTCAGGAAGCCTTGGATGCTGGCGCAGACTGCATGGTGACCCCTTGTCCGTTGTGTCATCTTAATCTGGACTCCCGTCAACCGGAGGTAGAAAAGGTGATTGGGCGTCAGTTAAGGTTACCAGTATTGCATTTACCCCAGTTAGTTGCCCTAGCCCTAGGGGTTAGTCCAAAACAACTGGGTTTAGAACGGCACGTGGTTTCGACCGCACCTGTACTAAAGAAGTTGGGTCATACTTGA
- a CDS encoding RNA-guided endonuclease InsQ/TnpB family protein, which yields MRLAYQYRLKPTKYQQTNIEHWLSMLCAQYNYLLAARFRWYEENRCSINACPLVCHLPELRDNPDYYSQKKTLPDLKKTHPWYKDIHSQVLQDVVKRVKLAFDRFIKGDSNGKRSGRPRFKKQHRYRTFTYPQMKEGCLEDNLINLPKIGKIKVILHRPIPDGFKIKTASITKKCDGYYLVLSLEDKTVPEIKPDINPDSIVGIDVGLKDFLTTSEGETIKIPQYYRKAQKRLRVIQKRVSRRKKGGSNRLKAIKQLGRQHKKVSDKRKDFHFKTANYLLSKHDVIAHEKLNVKGMAKSRLALSVLDAGWSSFLTILASKAVRVAWPTALNAGLLTIPVSPKNTSQNCSNCGNKVPKKLHIRWHDCPHCRCSLDRDHNAAINIKNRAEGQSVLKAQRLLSDSRIGACCLH from the coding sequence ATGAGGCTCGCGTACCAGTACCGGCTAAAACCGACAAAATATCAGCAAACTAACATAGAACACTGGCTATCAATGCTGTGTGCTCAATACAATTACTTGTTGGCGGCTCGATTCAGGTGGTACGAAGAAAATCGTTGCTCAATTAATGCTTGCCCTCTGGTCTGTCATCTTCCCGAATTAAGAGACAATCCAGATTATTACTCCCAGAAAAAGACTTTACCCGATCTCAAGAAGACTCATCCTTGGTACAAAGATATCCATTCCCAGGTACTTCAGGATGTAGTTAAAAGAGTGAAGTTAGCTTTTGACAGGTTTATCAAAGGTGACAGTAACGGGAAACGGAGCGGCAGACCCAGGTTTAAAAAACAACACCGTTACCGTACCTTCACTTATCCCCAAATGAAGGAAGGGTGTTTGGAGGACAACCTAATCAACCTACCCAAAATAGGAAAAATAAAGGTTATACTGCATCGCCCTATCCCTGATGGATTCAAAATAAAAACAGCTTCGATCACTAAAAAGTGTGATGGGTATTACCTGGTATTGTCCCTAGAAGATAAAACAGTCCCCGAGATTAAACCTGACATTAATCCTGACTCAATAGTTGGTATTGATGTTGGCCTTAAAGATTTCTTAACTACATCTGAGGGGGAGACGATCAAGATCCCCCAATATTACCGAAAGGCTCAAAAAAGACTAAGGGTTATTCAAAAGAGAGTATCTCGACGTAAGAAGGGAGGTAGCAACAGACTTAAGGCTATAAAGCAACTTGGTAGGCAGCATAAAAAAGTATCAGACAAGCGAAAAGATTTCCATTTTAAAACAGCAAACTACCTGCTATCAAAGCATGATGTAATCGCTCATGAAAAACTAAACGTAAAAGGAATGGCTAAGTCCCGACTGGCATTATCTGTGTTGGATGCGGGATGGTCAAGCTTCCTGACAATCCTAGCAAGCAAAGCCGTTCGCGTAGCGTGGCCTACGGCCTTGAATGCTGGCTTGTTAACGATTCCAGTAAGCCCCAAAAATACTTCACAGAATTGCTCTAATTGTGGCAATAAAGTCCCTAAAAAGCTGCATATTCGGTGGCACGATTGCCCCCATTGTAGATGCAGCCTAGACCGCGATCATAATGCGGCAATTAACATCAAAAACAGAGCGGAAGGGCAGTCCGTTCTTAAAGCCCAGCGCCTCCTAAGCGATAGCCGGATTGGCGCTTGTTGCCTACACTGA